From a region of the Chloroflexota bacterium genome:
- a CDS encoding TIGR00730 family Rossman fold protein — MTIKRPELSVCVFCGSRNGAQPDYSDAARELGIAAAQRGLGLVYGGSSNGLMGILANSALAAGGYVEGIIPDGLFLKEVAHPRLSQRFVVRSMHERKAMMAERSNAFIALPGGLGTFEELFEILTWAQLGIHAKPIVVWNVKGYYDPLLAFIEGAVTEGFVAPEHRRFISIRSTLDEVLHDVLNFKAPTSIAKWLERDEL; from the coding sequence ATGACGATTAAACGCCCAGAATTGAGTGTGTGTGTGTTCTGTGGTTCGCGCAATGGAGCGCAACCAGACTATAGCGATGCAGCTAGGGAACTCGGTATCGCCGCAGCCCAACGGGGTTTAGGCTTAGTCTATGGTGGCTCTTCGAACGGCTTGATGGGAATTTTGGCCAACAGTGCGCTGGCAGCCGGAGGCTATGTCGAAGGCATTATTCCCGATGGCCTTTTTTTAAAGGAAGTGGCCCATCCGCGCTTATCGCAGCGCTTTGTCGTGCGCAGCATGCACGAACGCAAAGCCATGATGGCCGAACGTTCAAACGCATTTATCGCGCTACCAGGTGGTTTAGGTACGTTCGAGGAATTATTTGAGATTTTAACCTGGGCCCAGCTTGGCATCCACGCCAAACCAATTGTGGTCTGGAATGTCAAAGGCTACTATGACCCGCTGCTGGCCTTTATCGAAGGAGCGGTCACTGAAGGCTTTGTGGCTCCTGAACATCGGCGGTTTATTTCAATTCGCAGCACGCTTGATGAAGTATTGCACGATGTGTTAAATTTTAAAGCGCCCACTAGCATTGCCAAATGGCTCGAACGCGATGAACTCTAA
- a CDS encoding FG-GAP repeat protein, producing the protein MAFHSDQMLPTMRVARRIIAGLLLLAVVIGLARVGRFAHAQSAQSASIRASDWQAISQLLPPSQQAYLKASNTNLGDQFSSSVAIDGNTIAIGAPNESSAATGINGNQQDNSVISSGAVYIFVRTGTTWSQQAYIKASNPDFNDLFGHSVALSGNTLVVGAVNESSEATGINGNQTDNSAMNAGAVYVFVRSGTTWSQQSYLKASNAEAFDQFGWIVALDGNTLAVGANLESSNATGVNGNQSDNNAVRSGAAYIFVRTGTTWSQQAYLKASNTEANDNFAMALDLSGDRLVVGAVNEDSAATGINGDQSNNDAASAGAAYVFVRSGTTWSQQAYLKASNTEANDFFGESVTIDDSTVAVGAWWEDSSATGVNGDQNNNNTTFSGAAYVYSFDGVSWSQQAYIKASNTDTENYFGHALVLRGDRLIVSAYADDSAAIGINGDQQNADAGGSGAAFVFARVGTVWSQQHYLKASNTGVEDTFGYTMATDGLSLVVGAWWEDSNATGIDGNQTDNSAMNAGAAYVFSLAQSVAYLPLVFKRMTTLIATINPNTIPIRPITVQGETFLNSSFILPSDLPATGTYYLSASPTSVMPSLVDDAVVLYANSTQIFRHEYSTPNSAIVTVPYATLAPYAGQSITVQFNDVYGSVVEASPMYLIWVP; encoded by the coding sequence ATGGCTTTTCATTCTGATCAAATGCTGCCGACTATGCGAGTTGCTCGCCGAATTATTGCTGGATTATTGTTGTTGGCTGTGGTTATTGGGTTGGCGCGAGTTGGGCGGTTTGCCCATGCCCAATCAGCCCAATCAGCGAGCATCCGCGCCAGCGATTGGCAAGCCATTAGCCAGCTATTACCCCCAAGCCAACAAGCCTATCTCAAGGCTTCAAATACCAATCTTGGCGATCAGTTTAGCTCAAGCGTGGCGATCGATGGCAATACAATTGCGATTGGTGCGCCCAACGAATCAAGCGCGGCCACTGGAATTAATGGCAATCAACAGGATAATAGTGTCATTAGTTCAGGTGCAGTTTATATTTTTGTGCGTACTGGGACCACCTGGAGCCAGCAAGCCTATATTAAAGCCTCAAATCCCGATTTCAATGATCTATTCGGTCATAGCGTGGCATTGTCTGGTAATACCTTGGTGGTTGGGGCGGTCAATGAATCAAGTGAGGCCACCGGAATTAATGGCAACCAAACCGATAACAGCGCGATGAATGCTGGGGCCGTTTATGTTTTTGTGCGCAGTGGCACGACTTGGAGCCAGCAATCCTATCTCAAAGCTTCAAATGCTGAAGCCTTTGATCAATTTGGCTGGATTGTCGCGCTTGATGGCAATACCTTAGCGGTTGGGGCTAATCTTGAATCGAGCAATGCGACTGGAGTTAATGGCAACCAATCCGATAATAATGCTGTCCGTTCAGGAGCAGCCTATATATTTGTGCGCACTGGCACGACCTGGAGCCAACAAGCCTATCTCAAAGCCTCAAATACCGAGGCCAACGATAATTTTGCGATGGCACTTGACCTAAGCGGCGATCGCTTGGTGGTTGGGGCGGTCAATGAAGATAGTGCTGCCACTGGCATTAATGGTGATCAATCCAATAATGATGCAGCTAGTGCTGGCGCAGCCTATGTTTTTGTACGCAGTGGCACGACCTGGAGTCAGCAAGCTTACCTCAAAGCCTCAAATACCGAGGCCAACGATTTCTTCGGCGAGAGCGTGACGATCGATGACTCAACCGTAGCAGTTGGCGCATGGTGGGAAGATAGTTCGGCTACGGGCGTTAATGGTGACCAAAATAATAATAATACGACCTTTTCAGGAGCTGCCTATGTCTATAGCTTTGATGGTGTGAGTTGGAGCCAGCAAGCCTATATTAAAGCCTCAAATACTGATACTGAAAATTATTTTGGTCATGCATTGGTGTTGCGTGGCGATCGGCTGATTGTTAGCGCCTATGCTGACGATAGTGCGGCCATTGGCATCAATGGTGATCAACAGAATGCTGATGCTGGCGGTTCTGGAGCGGCTTTTGTCTTTGCACGAGTTGGTACGGTGTGGAGCCAGCAACACTATTTGAAAGCCTCGAATACTGGAGTTGAAGATACTTTTGGCTATACCATGGCAACCGATGGTTTAAGTTTGGTGGTTGGGGCATGGTGGGAAGATAGCAATGCAACCGGAATTGATGGCAACCAAACCGATAACAGCGCGATGAATGCTGGTGCGGCCTATGTGTTTAGCCTAGCACAATCGGTTGCCTATTTGCCATTGGTCTTTAAACGGATGACGACCCTGATTGCTACGATTAATCCTAATACGATTCCGATTCGCCCGATCACTGTTCAAGGCGAAACCTTTTTGAACTCAAGCTTTATATTGCCCAGTGATTTGCCTGCAACTGGTACGTATTATCTTTCGGCCAGCCCAACGAGCGTTATGCCGAGCCTAGTTGATGATGCAGTGGTGTTATATGCTAATAGCACCCAAATTTTTCGCCATGAATATTCAACCCCTAATTCGGCGATTGTAACTGTGCCCTATGCGACCCTCGCGCCGTATGCTGGCCAATCAATCACTGTTCAATTTAATGATGTTTATGGCAGCGTGGTGGAGGCCTCTCCAATGTATTTGATTTGGGTTCCATAA